In Hydrogenobacter sp., one genomic interval encodes:
- a CDS encoding rhodanese-like domain-containing protein has protein sequence MFQVPEVSSEEAKKMLEEDKQVVLLDVRTPQEHAQVRIPNSKLIPLDELRYAYKDLPKDKRYIIYCRSGERSAFATYFLRHMGYEAYNLSGGILLWPYEKETGIG, from the coding sequence ATGTTCCAAGTTCCTGAAGTGTCTTCCGAAGAAGCAAAAAAGATGCTTGAAGAAGATAAACAGGTGGTGCTACTTGATGTGAGAACGCCTCAGGAGCATGCACAAGTCAGGATACCAAACTCTAAACTAATACCTCTGGATGAGCTTCGTTACGCTTATAAGGATCTTCCTAAGGATAAAAGGTACATAATTTACTGCAGAAGTGGGGAAAGGAGCGCTTTTGCCACTTACTTCCTGAGACATATGGGATACGAAGCTTATAACCTATCAGGAGGTATTTTGCTTTGGCCATATGAGAAAGAGACGGGAATAGGTTAA
- a CDS encoding acetyl-CoA carboxylase biotin carboxylase subunit, which produces MFRKVLIANRGEVALRIIRACKELGIRTVAIYSEADARSLYVKKADESYLIPGDPIWAYLDYVRIVDLAKSVGADAIHPGYGFLAESADFARFCQRRGITFIGPKPEHIEMFGDKVKAKRIVKDLGLPTVPGVDEPLRDPQDALHYAKEIGFPVMLKSAYGGGGRGMRVVKREDDLPGLFESAYREAETFFGKGDLFIEKYLENPKHIEVQILGDKYGNVVHLGERDCSIQRKHQKVLEVTPCPVLPKEMRNKMLGLSVRAMMQVGYESAGTLEFLADIQKGEFYFIEMNTRLQVEHTITEMVSGVDIVENMIRVASGEALPFTQSDITFRGYAIEFRINAEDPKRNFAPAPGKITAYYSPGGPGVRMDAGVYKDFVIPPYYDSMIAKLSVWALTWDRVIARARRAIDEFIVRGVPTNISLHREIIRDPDFINGYFGIKFLEEKLPTYDFEIEDQKNPEDITLAISAAIASYYGL; this is translated from the coding sequence ATGTTCAGGAAAGTTTTGATAGCCAATAGAGGTGAGGTAGCCCTTAGGATAATAAGGGCTTGTAAAGAACTTGGCATTAGAACTGTTGCCATATATTCAGAAGCGGATGCCAGATCTTTGTACGTTAAAAAAGCCGACGAGTCTTACCTTATACCGGGAGATCCTATATGGGCTTACTTGGACTACGTGAGGATTGTGGATCTAGCCAAGTCTGTAGGCGCAGATGCCATACATCCGGGTTACGGATTTCTCGCGGAAAGTGCAGACTTTGCAAGATTCTGTCAAAGAAGGGGTATAACCTTCATAGGACCAAAGCCGGAACACATAGAGATGTTTGGGGATAAAGTTAAAGCCAAAAGGATAGTAAAAGATCTTGGGCTTCCAACCGTCCCTGGTGTAGATGAGCCTCTGAGAGATCCGCAAGATGCTCTGCATTATGCCAAAGAAATAGGTTTTCCCGTAATGTTAAAGTCCGCCTACGGAGGTGGTGGTAGGGGTATGCGGGTTGTAAAAAGGGAGGATGACCTTCCAGGGCTTTTTGAGTCGGCTTATAGAGAGGCTGAAACCTTCTTTGGAAAAGGTGATCTCTTTATAGAGAAGTATCTGGAAAACCCAAAACACATAGAGGTGCAAATTCTGGGAGATAAGTATGGAAATGTGGTTCATCTGGGTGAGAGGGACTGTTCTATACAGAGAAAACACCAAAAGGTACTTGAAGTTACACCTTGCCCGGTTTTGCCGAAAGAAATGAGGAACAAAATGCTCGGACTTTCCGTACGTGCTATGATGCAGGTGGGTTATGAAAGTGCAGGTACACTTGAGTTTCTTGCGGATATACAAAAAGGCGAGTTTTATTTTATAGAGATGAATACGAGGCTTCAGGTAGAACACACCATAACAGAAATGGTTTCCGGTGTTGATATAGTAGAAAACATGATTAGAGTGGCTTCGGGAGAAGCTCTTCCCTTTACACAAAGTGATATAACTTTCAGAGGTTACGCCATTGAGTTTAGGATAAATGCGGAAGATCCAAAGAGAAACTTCGCTCCTGCACCGGGTAAGATCACGGCTTACTACTCACCGGGTGGTCCGGGAGTTAGAATGGATGCAGGTGTATATAAAGATTTTGTTATTCCGCCTTATTATGACTCAATGATCGCAAAGCTCAGTGTTTGGGCTCTCACATGGGACAGGGTGATAGCAAGGGCAAGAAGAGCCATAGACGAATTTATAGTTAGAGGTGTACCTACCAACATATCCCTTCACAGGGAGATAATAAGAGACCCAGACTTCATAAATGGATACTTCGGTATAAAGTTCCTTGAGGAAAAACTCCCTACATATGACTTTGAGATAGAGGATCAAAAGAATCCTGAAGACATAACTTTGGCTATTTCGGCTGCGATAGCCTCTTATTATGGGCTATAA